One Leuconostoc mesenteroides subsp. mesenteroides ATCC 8293 genomic window, AAAAACTAACACAACAACTGTCAACATGATGACACGTAGCATTTTAAACAGGGTCGCATACGTGACAACAGTAGGATTAATCAATGATGCTGTTCCAACGACTTGCCCAACTGACTGAACCACACCACCAACTAGTGCACCCAACAGTAAGTTATGGTCTCCTAACACGTGTGGCCCAAGAATCGGCAATATCAGTAACAACACAACACCAGTCAAACTAACAGTCGCAACACTTGTTCGTCGTTGATCATCAGTGGCCCCTATCGCTGGTGCTACTGATGCAATAGCACTTGATCCACAAACAGCATTACCTGCGCCCATTAACATGGAGGATTTGTCAGAAACTTTGAAAACACGACCACCCATCCAAAGAACAACCAAAATAGTTAATGTCATCTGTATCAAAATGAATGCCAAGCCATTAATACCAAGATTTTCAATGGTCCGGAGTGTAACGGTAAGCCCCATCAACGCAATACCAATTTCGATGGGAAATTTTTCTGCCCATTTCATCCCCGGTGCGAAAGATGGCTGATTCAAAACAGTATTACCTAATAAAATACCTAATAACATTGCGATTGCTTCCGCGCCTAAAAACGGCAGCCACGTAGCTAATACTTTAGCAACTGCAGACAATATTAAAGTAATGATAATACCAGAAATCATAGTCTTTTTAATTTTCATGTCAATTCTCCCACACGTTTAACAGCACCAATGGGCTGCTAAATTCTAATTTCGATAGTTATTATGTTACCCCCACCTTTGCTATTTGTAAAATAAATATTTATAATATATTCAATTAAGTATTTTAATAGGAAGTCATATGTTTAAACGAATCCAATCCTTTATCGCAGTTTATGAAACACGTTCTTTTTCAAAGGCGGCTGAACAATTATTTATTTCTCAACCTACAGTCAGTGTGCATATTAAACAGTTAGAGTTGCAATTAAACACTACGTTATTTGAACGAAACGGGCGTACTGAATTAGTACCTACTACAAATGCCAGAAAATTTTACCAACATGCTCTACATCTACTGGATGACTGGCAAAATGCAACAGACAGCTTAGATTTAGCTGAAGAACGGCCACGTACTACAGTGAGAATAGGTGCATCGCAGACCTCAGCAACCGTTCTACTGCCCAAGATTTTTGCACAAATAAAAAAAGATGAATTTAACACCATTGATTTCAAAATTGAAATGCATAATTCTGAAGAAATCCTGGCTGGTGTTTTAAATCATCAATTTGATTTTGGCATAATTGAAAAACCGATCACACATGATTTTATTACTCGTGATGCGATAGCCGGTGATCAACTTGTTTTGGCTGGTAATCTGGACAGCACTGTTTGGTTGGTTCGGGAAAAAGGTTCTGGGGTGTATCATTACACACAACAATACTTTAAACAGCATAACATTGTACCAGATCATTTCTTAACTATTGCAAATAATGATATTATTGTAAAAATGCTGGCACAAAATGTTGGTAAATCTATTGTTAGTATTCAAGCTTTACCAGAATCTGTTCCTTATAAGAAACTGGATGACGCGTTTAACCGTCAATTTTATATTATTCACCATGAACATAGTAATCAGAGTGCTATCAAAAATGAGATCGCACGCTTTATTCAGATTGCCAAAAATTTATAAGAAAATAACTTCATCGTTTTCAAAACCTTTAATTCTTGCCAAACTTTCAACACGTACCCCGCGCTCATCTAGAATTTGACGGCCTTTTTGAAAAGTCTTTTCTATGACAACCCCAACCCCAACAACATTAGCATTTGCATCGTTGGCGATCTTAAGCAGCCCCTCGACAGCCTGTCCATTAGCTAAGAAATCATCGATTATTAAGATATTTTCAGCGGCACTTAGGAAGCGATGATCAATCATAATATGATTCGTCGTTTGCTTTGTAAATGAATACACATCTGCAGTCCAAACATTCTCTGGCAATGTTAAAGATTTATTTTTTCGTGCGAATACAACTGGCACATGAAGTGCCAAACCTGCAAAAACTGCCGGAGCTATTCCAGATGATTCAACCGTTACGATCTTATCAATTTTCTCATCAGAAAATATTGTTGCAAATTCTTCACCCATGGCTTGCATAAGTTCTGGGTCAACTTGATGATTTAAAAAAGAGTCCACTTTTAACACATCTTTACCCAAAACACGACCATCTTTTTTAATTCTTTGCTCTAATATTTTCATCATTCATTTCCTTTTTCATTTACTGCCACTATTGACAACCACTACCTTTTTAATTTGAGACGTTTTTAGAAAAAAATGGCGACAAACTATCGTAATCAATACAAAATTTGAAATAATCACTATTTTCGAAAAAAACCAGAAATCATCATCAAAATGCTAACCAACGCCATTAATATAAGGGTAATAACAATCGTTACCCACCAACCACTTTGTGCATCAGCAAACGGCAACCACTTCACATTTTCACCATAAAACCCACTTACAATAGTTGGGACTGTCAAAACAATTGAGTAAACAGTTAATACCTTCATCGTCCAATTCAAATCACGATTACTGAGATTGCCCATCGCGTCACTAACTGAATTAATCACTTCTAGTGCCAAGTTAGCCATTCGCTTAGCTTGTTCAACTTCAACTCTTACATCATCAATATGTTCTAGTTCAAACTCTTTCAATAATGTTTTAAAATCTGTTCGAAAGCTATCTAGCATCACATGATTATTGGCCAGTGAATTTTGAATATAAATCATTTGTGTTTTTAAATATAATAACTCATTCATTTGGTGTGTCGTTTGTTTTTGTTGACCAAATTGTGCCTGAATGACACGCCGTTTTTTATTAATTTCTGTTATTTCGTCAACATACTTTATCATTAAAGAATATAATCCTGTCATGATAAAATCAAATGCACTAATTTCGTCCTCTTGCGCTCGTATTTGTTGATTTTGCGGATCTAATATAATCGGTTTGATGTAATCTGTAGGCTCATGCGTAAATGTATAGACATCATTATGAGCAAATAAAATACCAATTGGCCTCGTCTCTACATTGTTGTCTTGATGTACAATCACGTCAATAACCATCAAAGTTTCGTCCGCATGCCGATCATATTCCATGCGCACACTCTCATTATGATCAACAGCATATCCTATCATTTCATTGGTTAAGTGGTGCTCTTTGACTAAGCTTTCATGTTCTTCAACTGTCAAATTTGAAACGTGATACCATGTAAAGTTTTTTACGTTCTTAACTATCTCAATCATTTTCTGCCATCCCTATAAGTCAGATTTTGTGGCTTTGCAAACACTGATTTTCCAGCAGCTAAAAACCCTTCTCGTTCGTAAAAACGTTGCGCAGCAACATTAGCTGTAACCACTTTTAATTCTAACGCTTGCGTTGCTTGATTGCGTGCCCAATCAAGTAATTTTGCACCAATGCCACAACCATTCCAGCCTTCTTTAATAAATAGCAGATGTAAAAAACTGTCACGCTCTGATAAGGATGCAAATCCTACAATTTCTTGATTAATAATAGCGACCTCGACCACCTCACCATGAGAAACTCTAGCAAAATCCTCTAATTTAGGATGTTTAACCCAAGAAAAATTATGTTGTCGAGCACCTAAATAAATACGCGCAAGTGCCTCTGAATCGTCAGGTTGCATTGCGCGTAGTACTAGATTTTTCGTTGATTTAGTTTGCAAAAAATTTTTTTGACTGGTCATTAACATTCTCTTTTGATTGATTATCTGAGTTCCAGAATGGCACATAGATTTTACCAAGTACATGCTTCTTTTCAACGTAACCAAACATACGACTGTCATTTGAAACCGATCGGTGGTCGCCTAGTACAAAGTATGAATTCTTTGGTACAACTGTTTTGTTACGATCTTTCTTTTGCCAAAAATCTCGAGATGATAGCGTTTTTAACGTCCAATCACCCCAAGTGCCCCCTGATTGTTGC contains:
- a CDS encoding LysR family transcriptional regulator, with protein sequence MFKRIQSFIAVYETRSFSKAAEQLFISQPTVSVHIKQLELQLNTTLFERNGRTELVPTTNARKFYQHALHLLDDWQNATDSLDLAEERPRTTVRIGASQTSATVLLPKIFAQIKKDEFNTIDFKIEMHNSEEILAGVLNHQFDFGIIEKPITHDFITRDAIAGDQLVLAGNLDSTVWLVREKGSGVYHYTQQYFKQHNIVPDHFLTIANNDIIVKMLAQNVGKSIVSIQALPESVPYKKLDDAFNRQFYIIHHEHSNQSAIKNEIARFIQIAKNL
- a CDS encoding YeiH family protein translates to MKIKKTMISGIIITLILSAVAKVLATWLPFLGAEAIAMLLGILLGNTVLNQPSFAPGMKWAEKFPIEIGIALMGLTVTLRTIENLGINGLAFILIQMTLTILVVLWMGGRVFKVSDKSSMLMGAGNAVCGSSAIASVAPAIGATDDQRRTSVATVSLTGVVLLLILPILGPHVLGDHNLLLGALVGGVVQSVGQVVGTASLINPTVVTYATLFKMLRVIMLTVVVLVFAKMAQKKDDSATNINSKGVKIPWFIMAFVVLLLVNSFIPLPNLITSGAKQISGFFGVVNLAGIGLNLKLDTIRKSGGKFLSFGLVTGAVQVILAIILIKILF
- a CDS encoding GNAT family N-acetyltransferase, with the translated sequence MTSQKNFLQTKSTKNLVLRAMQPDDSEALARIYLGARQHNFSWVKHPKLEDFARVSHGEVVEVAIINQEIVGFASLSERDSFLHLLFIKEGWNGCGIGAKLLDWARNQATQALELKVVTANVAAQRFYEREGFLAAGKSVFAKPQNLTYRDGRK
- a CDS encoding xanthine phosphoribosyltransferase, whose protein sequence is MKILEQRIKKDGRVLGKDVLKVDSFLNHQVDPELMQAMGEEFATIFSDEKIDKIVTVESSGIAPAVFAGLALHVPVVFARKNKSLTLPENVWTADVYSFTKQTTNHIMIDHRFLSAAENILIIDDFLANGQAVEGLLKIANDANANVVGVGVVIEKTFQKGRQILDERGVRVESLARIKGFENDEVIFL
- a CDS encoding magnesium transporter CorA family protein: MIEIVKNVKNFTWYHVSNLTVEEHESLVKEHHLTNEMIGYAVDHNESVRMEYDRHADETLMVIDVIVHQDNNVETRPIGILFAHNDVYTFTHEPTDYIKPIILDPQNQQIRAQEDEISAFDFIMTGLYSLMIKYVDEITEINKKRRVIQAQFGQQKQTTHQMNELLYLKTQMIYIQNSLANNHVMLDSFRTDFKTLLKEFELEHIDDVRVEVEQAKRMANLALEVINSVSDAMGNLSNRDLNWTMKVLTVYSIVLTVPTIVSGFYGENVKWLPFADAQSGWWVTIVITLILMALVSILMMISGFFRK